A genomic segment from Juglans regia cultivar Chandler chromosome 14, Walnut 2.0, whole genome shotgun sequence encodes:
- the LOC109002242 gene encoding zinc finger CCCH domain-containing protein 66-like yields MCSGSERKPSQTGFVMEGEFGRKEGLQPNFSVLLELSASDDLIGFKRAVEEEGYDVDEASLWYGRRIGSKMMGFEERTPLMIAAMFGSKGVLNYILGTGLVDINRASRSDGATVLHCAAAGGSDASAEVVKLLLDASADVNALNANGKRPSDLIALGLNSASNLMKKKLEVMPKGFSGIDDPFVLYDQMGTEMEGQEQQEASTPRVFKDGTEKKEYPVDLSLPDIKNGIYSTDEFRMYTFKVKPCSRAYSHDWTECPFVHPGENARRRDPRKYHYSCVPCPEFRKGTCRQGDACEYAHGIFECWLHPAQYRTRLCKDETGCTRRVCFFAHKPEELRPLYASTGSAVPSPRSFSANNPGLDMGSISPRALGSPSVLIPSSSTPPMTPSGATSPMGGGTMWQNQSSIVPPSLQLPGSRLKTALSARDLDLDIEFLGLENHRRRQQQLLDEISGLSSPSGWKSSLAVTLGDRIGELNRLGLVKPTNLDDIFGSLDPALLPQFQGLALDVSAPQLQSPTGMKVRQNMNQQLRSSYGTGLSSSPVRASSPFGVDPNGAAAATAVKSRSAAFAMRSQSFIERSAAKSHSGLSSPGGSASVMHSTLSDWGSPDGKLDWRLQGEELNKLRKSASFGFRSNGSSYATSAAMMPATLNEPDVSWVQSLVKDAPPVKHGQLGYEKEQQQCHLDSGGSEMLPAWVEQLYMEQEQMVA; encoded by the coding sequence ATGTGCAGTGGTTCCGAAAGGAAACCTTCCCAAACGGGTTTCGTCATGGAGGGTGAATTTGGGAGGAAAGAAGGCCTTCAACCTAACTTTTCGGTTTTGCTTGAATTATCCGCCTCCGACGATTTAATCGGTTTCAAAAGGGCCGTGGAAGAAGAAGGTTATGATGTTGATGAGGCAAGCTTGTGGTATGGGAGGAGAATCGGGTCAAAGATGATGGGGTTTGAAGAGAGAACACCCCTCATGATTGCTGCCATGTTTGGAAGCAAGGGTGTGTTGAATTATATACTTGGGACTGGTCTTGTTGATATTAATAGGGCTTCTCGTTCGGATGGGGCCACGGTGCTTCATTGTGCTGCTGCCGGTGGCTCCGATGCTTCAGCCGAGGTTGTTAAGCTCTTGCTTGATGCTTCTGCTGATGTTAATGCTCTCAATGCTAATGGGAAACGCCCCAGTGACTTGATCGCCCTGGGTTTGAATTCAGCCTCTAATCTTATGAAGAAGAAATTGGAGGTCATGCCGAAGGGCTTTAGTGGTATTGATGATCCCTTTGTGTTGTATGATCAAATGGGAACTGAAATGGAAGGACAAGAACAGCAAGAGGCTTCAACACCACGGGTCTTTAAGGATGGAACAGAGAAGAAAGAGTATCCTGTCGATCTCTCTCTTCCAGATATCAAGAATGGAATTTATAGCACAGATGAGTTTAGAATGTATACTTTCAAGGTCAAGCCATGCTCAAGGGCTTACTCGCATGACTGGACAGAGTGCCCATTTGTTCATCCTGGGGAAAATGCCAGGCGGCGTGATCCAAGGAAATACCATTATAGTTGTGTCCCTTGTCCAGAGTTCAGAAAGGGCACGTGCAGGCAAGGAGATGCTTGTGAGTATGCGCATGGTATTTTTGAGTGTTGGCTTCACCCTGCTCAGTATCGAACCCGACTCTGCAAGGATGAGACGGGATGCACCAGAAGGGTCTGTTTCTTCGCTCACAAACCAGAAGAGCTTCGCCCTCTGTATGCTTCCACAGGTTCTGCAGTGCCTTCTCCAAGATCTTTTTCGGCCAATAATCCTGGTCTGGACATGGGGTCAATCAGTCCACGTGCCCTAGGATCTCCATCGGTGTTGATACCATCAAGCTCAACACCACCCATGACTCCCTCTGGAGCCACTTCCCCAATGGGTGGTGGAACCATGTGGCAGAACCAGTCTAGTATTGTGCCCCCTTCCTTGCAGCTTCCTGGTAGTCGATTGAAAACTGCCCTAAGTGCTAGAGATCTTGATTTAGACATTGAATTTCTTGGGCTTGAAAATCATCGTCGCAGGCAACAACAGTTGTTGGATGAGATATCTGGTCTCTCATCACCATCTGGCTGGAAGAGTTCCTTGGCTGTCACCTTGGGTGATCGAATTGGGGAATTGAATAGGCTTGGACTAGTGAAGCCTACTAACCTTGATGATATTTTTGGATCTCTGGATCCTGCCCTTTTGCCTCAATTCCAGGGACTTGCACTGGATGTCTCAGCACCCCAGTTGCAATCTCCTACTGGGATGAAGGTTCGCCAGAACATGAACCAGCAACTCCGGTCAAGCTACGGTACTGGCCTTTCATCCTCTCCTGTGAGGGCATCATCACCATTTGGTGTTGACCCAAATGGTGCAGCTGCTGCCACTGCTGTGAAGTCGAGGTCAGCTGCTTTTGCTATGCGGAGCCAGAGCTTCATCGAGCGAAGTGCTGCAAAATCTCATTCTGGCCTTTCTTCACCTGGTGGTTCTGCTTCTGTCATGCATTCTACCCTTTCAGATTGGGGTTCCCCAGATGGAAAATTGGACTGGCGACTCCAGGGAGAAGAGTTGAACAAGCTTAGGAAATCTGCTTCTTTTGGGTTCCGAAGCAATGGCAGCAGTTATGCAACAAGTGCAGCCATGATGCCGGCTACTCTCAATGAGCCGGATGTCTCTTGGGTTCAGTCCCTGGTGAAGGATGCCCCTCCTGTGAAACATGGACAGTTAGGTTATGAGAAGGAGCAGCAGCAGTGCCATCTTGACTCTGGAGGCTCAGAGATGCTCCCGGCTTGGGTGGAGCAATTGTATATGGAACAGGAGCAGATGGTGGCATAA